GCCGCACCAGATGGCCGGCATAGAGGTCGAGGTCGATGATGTAGATGCCGGGACGATAGGGAATCAGATCGCGCCAGTTCTTGCGTTCGGGGGCGCCAAGCGGCGCCGTGACGATCTTGAAGTCGATGGCGTCGTCGACGTTGGTGAGAATGAACAGCTCGTCGCCGCGGTCGGCTAGCGAATATTGCACGCCTTCCTCGCGCGCCGCGACCAGGCGCGGCGGCGCCTCGGGGTTGGCCAGGTCGATCAGCCGCTGCTCGCTCGTTTCATGGTCGCCGCCGGCGATCACGCAGAAGCGGCCGCTGGTGCTCTCATGCAGATGGGTGAACCAGCCGGAATCCTGCTCCTCGTACACGAGCGTATCGTCAGCCTGTTTGGTGCCAAGCTTGTGCCGCCACACCTGCATGGGCCGATGATTATCGTCGAGCTTCACATAGAAGAAGCTCTTGCCGTCCTTGCTCCAGACCACGCCGCCGTCGGTCTCCTCGACGAGGTCGTCGAGATCGTTGCCGCTCGCCCAGTCGCGGACGCGGATCGTGAAATATTCCGAGCCCTTGGTGTCGGCGCTCCAGGCCTGCAGCTTGTGGTCGTCGGAGTGGCGGCTGCCGCCGAACTTGAAGTATTTGTGGTCCTTGGCGAGCGCGTCGCCGTCGAGCACGATATGCTCGTTGCCGCCGTCGCGCGGCATGCGGCCGAACAACTCGTGCTGTCCGCCCTCGCGAAATCGACGGAAATAGGCGAACGGTCCGTCCGGCGACGGCACGCTGGAATCGTCCTCCTTGATGCGTCCGCGCATTTCGCGCACCAGCGTCTTCTGCAGCTGAGCGGTGTGGCCGAGCAGGCTCTCGGTGTAGCCATTCTCCTCGTTCAGATATTTGCGGATGTCAGGGTCGAGCACCCCGGGGTCGCGCAGCACCTCCTGCCATTTCGCGTCCTTCAGCCAGGCATAGTCGTCGGCAACGGTGATGCCGTGGTGGGTGAAGGAATGCGGCCGACGCGGGGCGACGGGCGGCAGGGAAGGTGTCTTGGCCTGGGTCACTCGATCCTCATTCAACTGCGTGTTCCACCTTATATCGTCCCGATTCTGCGAATTGCCAGCGCTGCGCCAAGGATGCGCCCGGCCGCCGGGTTGTTGGCGGGGCGCTTGTGTGCTTTGAGGGGCGATCATCCCGCCGCCGGTCCAGCCTGATGCTGTTCAATTCCTATCCGTTCATCCTGCTGTTCCTGCCGATCGTGCTGGCCGGCTATTTTGGGCTGGGCCGGCGCAGCAATCTCGCCCCGGTGATCTGGCTGGCGCTGGCCTCGCTTGCCTTCTACGCCATCGGCAACTGGCAGTTCGTGGCCCTGCTGCTGATCTCGATCGCCTTCAACTACGGCATCGGTCATCTTCTCATCGTGGCGAAGCTTGGCCCATCACGACGAAAAGCGGCACTTGCTCTCGGTGTTATCGGCGATCTCCTCGTGCTCGGCATTTTCAAATATGCCGGTTTCGTCACCGAAAACGTCAACGCGCTCACCGGCACGCACTTTGCAATCCACATCCTGCTGCCGGTCGGCATCTCCTTCTACACGTTCACCCAGATTGCCTTCCTGGTGGATGCCTATCGTGGGCAGGTCGCGGCTTATGCGCTGCCGCATTATGCGCTGTTCGTGACGTATTTTCCGCATCTGATCGCGGGGCCGATCCTCCACCACAAGGACATGATCCCGCAATTCGAGCGGAAGGATACGAAATATCCCGACGCGCATCTGATCCTGTGCGGCGTGATCATCTTTGCGATCGGCCTGTTCAAGAAGACCTGCCTTGCCGACGGCATCCAGCCGCTGGTCTCGCTCGCCTTCGAAGCGCGCTCGCCGAGCTTCGACCAAGCCTGGCTTGGCGCGCTCGCCTACACGTTCCAGCTCTATTTCGACTTCTCGGGGTACTCCGACATGGCGATCGGGATATCGCTGATGTTCGGCGTCTTCCTGCCGGTCAACTTCAACTCGCCCTACAAGGCGACCAGCATCGTCGAGTTCTGGCGCCGCTGGCACATGACGCTGTCGCAGTTCCTGCGTGACTATCTCTACATCCCGCTCGGGGGAAACAGGCGCGGCCGCGTGCTGCGCTACGTCAACCTGATGATCACGATGCTGCTCGGCGGGCTCTGGCACGGCGCGGCGTGGACCTTCGTGGTGTGGGGCGCGCTGCACGGCGCCTATCTCTGCGTCAATCATGCCTTCAATGCGCTGCTGCCGAAGGGCCCACCGGCGCTTGCGTTTCCGGGGCGCGTTGCAGGCGGAGCGTTGACGTTCCTCGCAGTCGTCGTCGCCTGGGTGTTCTTTCGCGCCCCCAGCGTCGAATGGGCGCTGCGGGTGCTCCGCGCCATGGCTGATCCCTCCAACGTCGTCTTCGGCCGCGAGGAGATCGCGGCATTGGTGCTGGTTGCGATCTATGCCGCGCTGGTGTGGCTGGCGCCGAACACGCAGAGCATCATGGGCTATGACCACGGCAACCGCCGGGTCGGCGAAGATATGCGGGCAGGGCGCATGCGGCCGCTGGTGCTCTATGGTGCGTCGCTGGTTCTCGCCTTCGGCATTCTGGGTATCCAGAGCCACAGCGAATTCATCTATTTCCGGTTCTGATGCGCGGCACCTTCTCACATCTGAAGCGACTTCTGCTCGCGAGCGTCGCCTGCGTCCTGGGCGCGGCCGTGCTCACCTACGCCGTCGATCCGCTGCAACTGTTTCGTTCCTCGAAGCAGGCCTTTTATTCCGACGACACGCGCGTGCAGAACGCCGGGCTGATCCGCAGCCAGTCGTTCGACACCGCCTTCATGGGCACCTCGCTCGCGATCCACTTTCGCCAGAGCGACATCGATCGTGTGCTCGGCGTGCACTCGCTCAAGCTGGCCATGACCGGGTCCAATTCGCGCCAGCAGAGCTTCGTGCTGGAGCAGGCGATCGAACGCGGCGCCCGGCGCGTGATCTGGGAGGTGGACGATTTCATCTTCGTCGATGCCGCCGACATCGAGGCCGATCCCTATCTGTCCGTCGATCTCTATCGCCGGACGGCCAAGGGTATCGCGTCCTATCTGTTCAGCGCGGCAATGGCGAAGGAGTCGCTGTTCGCGCTGCTGCGATCCACCCCGCCGCTGCGCGAACTGCTGACGCGGGCGGCGCCGTATCTTCCCGTCAAGTTCGCGCTGGCCAACGCCGACGACATCTACGCGCTGCCGCGGGATTTCGACATCACGCGCAACTACAATACGGAGCAAGCGCTGGCGTCCTTCGCCTACATCACCGCGCCCTCGCGCAGCCGCTTCCTCGGCGAAGGCTATGACCGTGACGCCATGATCGGGCATTTCGAGCAGGATGCCGTCGGCCTGATCACGCGCCATCCGGACGTGACCTTCGACATCTACTTTCCGCCCTACTCGATCCTGCAATTCGTCGCGATGCGCGATGCCTCGCCGGAGACGCTGAAGATCGTCATGGATCTCACCGCACGGATTGCGCGACGCCTGACGCGGCTTCCCAACGTACGCCTGCACGATTTCCGCGCGATCAAGGCGGTGACGCACGACTTGAGCAATTACGGCGACGTCATCCACCATTCGCCCGTGGTGGATGCGAAGGTGCTGCAATGGCTGAGAAGCGGGGAATATCGCGTCGACCCCAACGAGCCGCTGGCATCGCTGAACGAGCTGAAGGCGCAGGTAGCCGCATATCGGCTACAATAACGGCATCGGCCCGGCCCGCGGGGGCTGGCCGATGCCTGAGTGCCCTACGCCCCGACTTGCTCGCCGAGATACGAGACCGCCGCCTCGAGCCCGCCCTTGCCGTGCGGGATCTTGAGCGCGTTGAGGCCGACCTCGATGACGCCGAGCGTGCCGAGCAGCATCGGCGCGTTGACATGGCCCATATGGGCGATGCGGAAGGCTTGTCCCGAGAGGTCGCCGATGCCGGTGCCGAGCACGACGCCGCATTTTTCCTTGCAATAGCGTTGCAGCAACGCGGGATCGTGGCCGGTGGTCATGGTCACCGTGGTCACGGTGTTGGAGCGCTCGCTGGCTTCGGCGACGTTGAAGCCGAGCACCTGGCCCTCCGTCCATGCACCGACCGCGCGGCGCGTGGCTTCGCCGAGCAACGCGTGGCGGCGGAACGCATTCTCCAGCCCTTCCTCGTGCAGCATGTCGATCGCCTTGCGCAACGCGAACAAGAGATGCACCGGCGCCGTACCGGCATATTTGCGATAATTCTCGGTGCCTTCGCGCTCGCTCCAGCTCCAATAGGGCGTCGACATGTTCGCCTTCCTGTGGACTTCCTGTGCGCGCGCGCTGGCGGCCACGAAGCCGAGACCGGGCGGTGTCATCAGGCCCTTCTGCGAGCCGGACATCGCGACGTCGACGCCCCATTTGTCCATCTCGAACGGCATGCAGCCGAGCGAGGCGACGGTGTCGACCATGTAGAGTGCGGGATGGCCGGCCGCCTTGATCGCCTTGCCGATCGCCTCGATGTCGTTCTGCACGCCCGAGGCGGTGTCGATCTGGACGACGACGACGGCCTTGATCCTGTGCTCGGTGTCGCGGCGCAGCCGCTCCTCGACCTCATGCGGCCGCACCGCGCGGCGCCAGTCGCCCTTGAGCACCTCGACCTCGGCGCCCATCAAGGCTGCTGCATTGCCCCAGCCGATCGCAAAGCGTCCGCTCTCCAGCACCAGCACCTTGTCGCCGCGCGACAGCACGTTGCTCAGCGCGGCTTCCCAGGCGCCGTGGCCGTTGGCGATGTAGATGTAGGACTTGCCCTTGGTCGAAAACAGTTTCGAGATGTCGCGGAGCAGGCTCTCGGTCAGGTCGAGCATCTCGTTGGAGTAGATGTCGATCGCCGGACGATGCATCGCCTGCAGCACCGCGTCGGGCATCGTGGTGGGCCCGGGGATGGCCAGAAATTCCCGGCCCGCGCGAACGGTCATTGCTATCTTCCTTGTGTCGTGAAGACTGTCTGGTGGGTCGCTGTAACAACACTTTTACGCGGCGGCGAGGCCTGAGAAAAGCGCACAAAACGCAGGTCTGGGGCGGCTTTTTGTTTTGAGCATGGTCTTGTCGGAAAACTGCGCCACACTTTGCGTCAACGCGGCCCTTCGGGTCCGGACCATGCTCTATCTCTTGGTCTCGCGGCAGCCGGCGGCCTCCGCTTCCTCGACCGAACAGAACCAGCGGGTGCCCTTGCTGATCTTCATCTTGATCTGGGTGTACCAGCGGCTGGTCCGGGTGTGGTAGATGCACTCCCCGGACGAGTTGACGTTGCCCTTGATGGTGCAGTCCGGCGAGGGCGCGACCGGCCCGGAGGCCGAGGCGAGCAGTACCGCATGGGCGCCCGCGGGCGGCTTGGTGGCGCCGAGGATCGCGGTCTTCTTGTTGCGCACGCGCCAGTCCCAGGGGGCGATGAAGGCACCCTGCCACATGCCGGCCTTTGCCGCACGCGCGGCGGCTTCGTCCGCCTCGTAGTCCTTCGAGAGGCGGACAAAGGCCAGCGCCCAGCCGCTGCGCACCAGCCATTTCTGGATGTCCTCGCCGCCCACCTCGCAACGCGCCACGGTGCGGCCGCGCCGGTCGACCGAGCGGGCATGACAGACCCAGTTTTTGCCTTCGGTGTATTTGGCGAGCTCGTCGCGCGCGGCGACGCCGCAGGTCCAGCGCTCGCTCTTGGTGTTGAGGCAGAGCTGATCGACCTGGGGTGCGTCGATGCCGCCAAGCCGGATCCGCGTGTTGCCGATCATGACGGAATCGCCGTCGCGGATCTTCGCGGTGCCGGTGATGTCGGCGGCCTGCACCAGCGACGGCAGACCGAGCAGAGACAGCGCAATCAGGAATTTTCGCAACATGCCGGTCCGCGTGTAATGAAATCTCGATAGAGGCGCGCAATTGTGGTCGGCTTTTGGCCTCTCGGCCAGCATATGCCGAACACGCAGGCTTTCAACTTCCCGTCATTGGTCGAACACCGCTCGTGCAGCGCACCGCCGAAGCGGCGCTGCGCTGCGTCGGGGCACGAGAGCCAATCTCACCCCCGCGCCATCGCCCGCTTCGCCACCGCCAACCCCATCAGCACGAACGCCGACGTCACCTCCGGCCCGCCGACCAGGATCCGCGTCGGGGTCTTCATCTTGTTCCATTCATAGGCGCGGAACGGGCCGCGGCGGCCGCCTTCGCCGCCGGCCGCGACGATCACGTTCAGCGCCGGCGCGAAGGCGCGCGGGTCGGCGCCGAGGTGGCCGAGCGCGATCAGCGCCAGCGCGGCGTCGAACACGTTCATCTCAGCCGCCATCAGCTCGCCCTTGACGTAGGACAGCACGCGATGGCGGATGAAATCGAAATCGCCGGAGGGATCGATCGCGGCCTGCGCGCTGAGCGGCAGCGCGAGGAAGGCCGCATAGCAGCGCCCGAAATAGGCGCTGTAGAGCTCGGGCAGATAGTAGATGTGCGAGCGCGGATTGGCGAAGGCGCCGCTCGCCGCCAGCCGCTTCTGGAAGCCGATGATGCGGTGCACGGTCGCGAGCCGCGCCGGCGTCTCCAGAATTTTCCAGCGCGCCAGATTGCGAAAGCTCACCTCGAGAATGTCGAGGTTGAGCGTCGGATCGAGATCGTTGCCGTACGGGCGCTCGCCTTTGAGGTTGTCGATCCAGGTCGCAACGCCGCCTTCGTAGTCGATGTGGTCGTTGAGCGGCACCGTGACGCGCGGCTCGTTGACGCCGGCATGCACCTGGTAGCCCGCATAGAAATCCAGCAGCGGCTGGTCGATGATCGGATCGGTGCAGCCGGCCTGCGTCGCCGCCGAGATCGAGCAGGCCGTGGTGTCGCAGTCGGGCACGTAGACGCCGAAGCCGAGGTCCTGCTTGATCTGGGCGAAATAGCGCGAGAAGCGCGGATGCGGCGCCGGCGCCAGCGCGGTGATGACGTTGAAGCGCGTGCCGCCGCTGCCCTCGACCTCTTCGCGGCTGATATTGACGCAGAAATCGACCATGTCGGCGATCGCGCGCTCCGCCGCTGTCTTGTCTTCAGGCGAAGCCAGCCCGGTCTCGACGTAGCTCAGCAGCGCCTCGATGAAGAACGCGTCGTAATAGGCCGAGCGATGGCGGATCTGCACCGGCTCCCACATCGGCTCGGCAATCCCGCGCCAGGGCGGATTGACCACGGCGCGCGCAGGCGAGCGCGCGATGAAGACGCGGGCGAGGTTGAACAACAGCGAGGAGTTCTTGTAGCCGCGCGCATTCAATCCCGTGAGCGCCATGATCAGCTCGCGCCCGCGGACGTCAGGATCGCCGATCAGGTTGAAGGCCGCATAGGTCGGCAGGAAGCCGTTCTTGCGATAGGAGCCGATCAGATGCTGTGCGCAGTCGCGGATGACGCCGTCGATCTGTGCCTGCGACGGCGCGGAGCCGGTGAACATCGCCGGCGGCGGTTTGGGATGGTCGAGCGCGATGGTGTCGACGAGTTCGGCGATGGGTGCGCCGACCGCGGCCCAGTCGGGTTCTGCGTCATCGCGAGCACGGACCAAAGCCGCGCGCAGCCGAGCGAGCTTGGCCTCGTCGCGCAGCTCGGGGAGGCCGGCCCGGCGCAGCAGCACCCGCAGCGCGGGATTGCCGAGCGCGGTCTTGTAGAACTTGGCCAGATGCGGATCGCCGCTGGACGGACCGGACAAGACGGGATCGCAGACGTCGTAAAGCGAGGGGCCGTCTTTCCGCGCCGTCAGCGCCCGGCACGCGGCACCTGCGAAATAATGAAAGCTCATGAAATACCTGGTCGCGGGGGACTTTCGCAGGGGCCAGGCGAGGACCCACCCCCTGCAAGTCGTTGAAAAAGCTACCCGGATTCGCGGGAAATAAAAACGTGACTAAGGTCACATAAAAACCCGGCACGGAAGCTGCTTGATCGCCCCCCGGAAGCCTACGGGAATACCAAAAAAGGAGAAATCTGGACATGGAAATTAACTAATAAATTCATCGGCTTATACCAAATTTTTGACGATCTATTGCCCGGCCGGTGATCTCAGGTTAAGGGTTTATTTGGTGCGGCGCCGCAAATTGCGCGCAATTCGGGGGCACTCCCCGGCCAATCCCTCAAACCTAGAGACGCCATCGCGCTACTCAAACAGTGTGCGCGCGCTTGGCAGGCCTTTGGCACTGACAGGAATGAACCGAGATGAATGTAAGGCAGCTCGACATTTCCAGACGCTCGATTGCCCTCGCCGCAGCCCTCATCGGCACGGTGTCGCTGGCGATCGGCGCCCATGCTGCCCTCAACATGCGCGCGCTCGACGCCGCCAAGGCCGTTTCGACCGACCAGGTCACGGGCTCGGTCGGCCAGACCTCGCGTCTCGCGCTCGTCATCGGCAATGGTCATTATCCCGACGCCAATGCGCCGCTGACGCAGTCGATCAACGACGCACGCGCGCTGTCGTCGTCGCTGCGCAAGAACGGTTTTGACGTCGACATGGTGGAAGACGCGAGCAGGGACGACATGGTCCGCGCCGTCAACCGCCTGAAGTCCCGGATCAAGCACGACACCGTCGTCATGCTGTTCTTCGGCGGCTACGGCGTGCAGGCCGGCCGCGAGAGCTACATGCTGCCGGTCGATGCCGTGATCTGGAAGGAGAGCGACGTTCGCCGTCAGGGCGTTTCGATCGAGGGCGTGCTCGAGATGATGAAGGATCGGGGCGCCAAGGCCAAGCTCGTCGTGGTCGATGCGTCGCGTCGCAATCCCTATGAGCGTCGCTTCCGCTCCTATTCGCACGGTCTCGCGCCGATCGGCACGCCCGACAACGCGCTGATCCTCTCCTCGGCTTCGCCCGGCAAGGTCGTCGACGACGGCAAGGGCGAGCATTCGACGCTGGTCGGCGAGCTCCTCAACAATCTCAATGCGCAGGGCAGTGCCGAGAGCGTCTTCAACAAGACCCGCGTCGCCATCGCCCGCGCCTCCGAAGGCGACCAGGTGCCGACGGTGTCGTCCTCGCTGCTCGAAGACGTGCACTTCGACCGGGCCGGCGGCTAGTTTTTCCGAAGGATTGCGAAGTCTCGTGCCCCGGACGCGGCGCATCATGCAATGATGCGACGCTGAGCCGGGGCCCATTCCTTTGAGCCTCTCGTTCGGGAGAGATGGGTCGCGGCGCTGCGCGGCAGCGTTACGCGGCTGCTGCGCGTCCGGGACACGAGAGACCTACTTCGCGGCTTCCGCGGCCATCACCGGGCGCACCGGATCGCCCTCGCGCAAGAGCGCGCCGGCGCGGGCGACGACGATATCGCCTTCGTTGAGGCCGTCGCGCACCTCGATATTGCCGCCCGACATCAAGCCGATCTCGACGCGCTTGGTCTCGACGCGATTGCGGCGGATCACCTGCACCACGGTGCCGGCGGATGAATATTGCACGGCGGTCAGCGGCACCGCGACGTTGCAGCTCTGCCCGGTCTTGATCAGCGCGCGGCCGCTCGCATTCAGCAGCAACCGCTTCTGCGAGGAGATGCCGATATAGACCATGCCCTGCTGGATGTTCGGCTCGACGGTCGGACCGATGCGGCGCACCTTGCCGTCGATATCGCCGGCACCGGCAATGCGCACGGTGACCGGCTGGTTGACTGCGAGCTTCCTGACGTCATTGGTCGCGACCAGGCCGACGAGGTCGTATTCGCTGCGCGCCACGATGGTGAACAGCGCCTCGCCCTTGGCCGAGGCAGGCGCGCCGATCTGCGCGGTCGAAGTCGCAATGACGCCCGCCACGGGCGCGGTGACCTGAAGCGTGCCGCCTTCGGGCAGCGCCAGCCGCGCCAGAACCTGGCCGGCCGTCGTGGTCTCGCCCGCTTCCGCCAGCACTTCCGTCACCTTCAGCCCCGGACGTTCGGGCCGCACCGAGGTTTCCTCGCGCGCGATGATCGAGCCGGTGGCCTCGACGATGTCGGAGAAGCAGGACTTTGCCGCCTTCAGCACCGTGACCGCAGGCCCCTTCGGCGCGTCGTCATCGGCAGCTCCGGCCGGATATGCGCCGAAGACGAGCACTCCGGCGACGGCTGCGGGACACAGGCTTCGGACGACGGCACGGGGTAAATGACGCATCGGAAATTCCACGGGGCTATGCCTCCAATCGATAGCAGATGGCAGCGGTGCGGACTACGGCAGCGTTGTCCCGAGGCAGGATCGCCGTGCCGCCGCGCGCTGCTGCGGCAAGTCCTTGATTAGTCGCGGGAATGGAAATCGGGTTCGCTGCCGACCAGGCCGCGCGCCGAACTCGGCGAGGTCGGTGCGGCAATCACGGTCTTCTCATCTGCTGGAACCGGCTATATGGAGCTACAATCCGGAGTAGCGCGGCATCGCGGCTCCACAGCTCATGGTCGGGTGGGATGCAAAGGTTCGTTTGCGAGCAGAACATCGTTCATTTCGAGCGGTTGCTCAATGAAGCGACCGACACAACAGTCCAGCACACCGTGCGCGCCCTGCTGGCTTCAGCGAAGCGTCAACTGGCGCTGCTGAACTCGGCTGCATCAGGTGCCGACACGACGCCCTTGGAACAACACCGGCGCCAGCCATGAAGGTCCAGCGCTACGACATTCGGGATCCGAGCGGTACTTTCGTCGAGCGCCATTGGCAGCCGATCAACTCGCCGATCCACGATGCCGCCGGCCATTTGGTCTATCTGCTGCATCACGTCGAAGACGTCTCGGCGCAGGTGGCCGCGAGGCCGTAGCGATCCGTCAGGTCCGGCGCTCGCCGAGCAGCTTGCCGCTCAACCGATCGATCAGATGCAGGCGCGTGCAGGCCGGACAGGATACCGGCACGTGCGTGCGATCGGTAGGCTCGTCGCCAAGCCGATGCTGCACGTTCATGCCGGTCTGGGGGCACTTGAAGACAATATGACGGTCCATCGGCAGTGATATGACGCCAAGGCCGCCCCCGCGAAATTCCGGATGTTTACTTAGGTCAACCGCCCCAATCCCTCACTTCAGCGTCAAAAACTCCACCCAGTTCGGCTTCTTGCCGGTGGCGTAGGATTTCAGCTTCGCCAGCGCGCCGCTGGTCTGGTCGATGGCGTAGACCGTCATGCCGTCGGAGAGTTCGCCGACCGCGGCGAGGTAGCGGCCGGTCGGATCGATGTTGAAGCCGCGCGGCTGCTTCTCGGTCGGCACGCTGCCGATCGTGGTCAGCTTGCCGCTGGTCGCATCCACCTTGTAGGCCGTGAGCGTGTTGGTGGTGCGCTCGGAGGCGTAGAGAAAGCGGCCGTCCGGGGTGATGTGGATGTCGGCGGCCCAGGGCTTGCCGGTGAAGCCCTCAGGCAGTGCCGTGGTGCGCTGGATCTCGCCCCAGGCCCCGCTTCTGGCCTCATAGCTGTACGCCGCGACGTCGCCGTTCAGCTCGTGGATGAGATAGACGAACTTGCCGTTGGGATGGAAGACGAAGTGCCGCGGCCCGGATTTCTCCGGCGTCTTGATCGCGGGCGGATCGCTCGGCGTCAGCGTGCCCGCGGCGGCATCGAACGCGAAGCTCAGCACCTGGTCCGAGCCGAGATTGGTCGCGAACACGAAACGATTGTCGGGCGAGGGCAGGAAGGCGTGCGCGTTGAGCCCGGTCGGGATCACCTGCTTCGGCTCGGCGACGACGCCGTTCGGTGAAAGCGGATTCAGCGCGACCTTGTTGCCGCCATAGGAGGCGCTGAACAACACCTTGCCGCCGCGGTCGACTGCGATGTTGGCCATGCTGTCGGCGAGCGGCCCGTTGCCGATAGGGCTGAGCTGGCCGGTCTTGGGATCGATCGCAAAGCTCACCGCCTGGAACGGCTGCGAGCGGACGCCGGCAATCAGCACGCGATGGTCGGGCGTGATCGCGAGCGGCGTCGAGGCGCCGGGCTTGTCGACGCCGGTGAAGGCGGCGGTCTGCACCGGCGTCATCTCGCCGTTGTCGGCGATCTTGAACACGCTGATGTCGTTGGAGTCGGCATTGCCGACATAGGCGAAGGTTTCGGCCATGCCGGCACGGACTCCGGAAACGAGGGCAACAGAGGTGACGAGAGCGGTGAAGAGAGTGGTGGCGATCGCGGCGCGCGATGCGAGGCGTGTCGGTCTGGTCAAGGACGTCCTCCTGCCGGTGTGGCGTTGTCGTTTTGCGACGAAGGATAGCGGCTCGTGCCGTCGGGCACCAAATTTCAGATGGGATTGATCGATGCCGAAATTGGATCGATCGTTACCGCATCGACGCCGTCAGGTCGCGCGAAGGCAGATGCGGGCCGGCCGCGTGATCGGGCGGGCCGAGCACGGTCCACACGGCGACGGCGACCAGAGCCGAGGTCACGATGGTCCAGGCGACGAGTTGCTTCCGCATCGGGCCAATCCGTGGGTCGAAGGTTCGATGCGCCCAAGGCGCGCCGACCATCGTGCACCGCAAAATGCGACCGCTCTATGAACTCGT
The genomic region above belongs to Bradyrhizobium sp. CCBAU 53338 and contains:
- a CDS encoding MBOAT family protein, which codes for MLFNSYPFILLFLPIVLAGYFGLGRRSNLAPVIWLALASLAFYAIGNWQFVALLLISIAFNYGIGHLLIVAKLGPSRRKAALALGVIGDLLVLGIFKYAGFVTENVNALTGTHFAIHILLPVGISFYTFTQIAFLVDAYRGQVAAYALPHYALFVTYFPHLIAGPILHHKDMIPQFERKDTKYPDAHLILCGVIIFAIGLFKKTCLADGIQPLVSLAFEARSPSFDQAWLGALAYTFQLYFDFSGYSDMAIGISLMFGVFLPVNFNSPYKATSIVEFWRRWHMTLSQFLRDYLYIPLGGNRRGRVLRYVNLMITMLLGGLWHGAAWTFVVWGALHGAYLCVNHAFNALLPKGPPALAFPGRVAGGALTFLAVVVAWVFFRAPSVEWALRVLRAMADPSNVVFGREEIAALVLVAIYAALVWLAPNTQSIMGYDHGNRRVGEDMRAGRMRPLVLYGASLVLAFGILGIQSHSEFIYFRF
- a CDS encoding alanine--glyoxylate aminotransferase family protein → MTVRAGREFLAIPGPTTMPDAVLQAMHRPAIDIYSNEMLDLTESLLRDISKLFSTKGKSYIYIANGHGAWEAALSNVLSRGDKVLVLESGRFAIGWGNAAALMGAEVEVLKGDWRRAVRPHEVEERLRRDTEHRIKAVVVVQIDTASGVQNDIEAIGKAIKAAGHPALYMVDTVASLGCMPFEMDKWGVDVAMSGSQKGLMTPPGLGFVAASARAQEVHRKANMSTPYWSWSEREGTENYRKYAGTAPVHLLFALRKAIDMLHEEGLENAFRRHALLGEATRRAVGAWTEGQVLGFNVAEASERSNTVTTVTMTTGHDPALLQRYCKEKCGVVLGTGIGDLSGQAFRIAHMGHVNAPMLLGTLGVIEVGLNALKIPHGKGGLEAAVSYLGEQVGA
- a CDS encoding thermonuclease family protein; translated protein: MLRKFLIALSLLGLPSLVQAADITGTAKIRDGDSVMIGNTRIRLGGIDAPQVDQLCLNTKSERWTCGVAARDELAKYTEGKNWVCHARSVDRRGRTVARCEVGGEDIQKWLVRSGWALAFVRLSKDYEADEAAARAAKAGMWQGAFIAPWDWRVRNKKTAILGATKPPAGAHAVLLASASGPVAPSPDCTIKGNVNSSGECIYHTRTSRWYTQIKMKISKGTRWFCSVEEAEAAGCRETKR
- a CDS encoding caspase family protein, which translates into the protein MNVRQLDISRRSIALAAALIGTVSLAIGAHAALNMRALDAAKAVSTDQVTGSVGQTSRLALVIGNGHYPDANAPLTQSINDARALSSSLRKNGFDVDMVEDASRDDMVRAVNRLKSRIKHDTVVMLFFGGYGVQAGRESYMLPVDAVIWKESDVRRQGVSIEGVLEMMKDRGAKAKLVVVDASRRNPYERRFRSYSHGLAPIGTPDNALILSSASPGKVVDDGKGEHSTLVGELLNNLNAQGSAESVFNKTRVAIARASEGDQVPTVSSSLLEDVHFDRAGG
- a CDS encoding efflux RND transporter periplasmic adaptor subunit; protein product: MRHLPRAVVRSLCPAAVAGVLVFGAYPAGAADDDAPKGPAVTVLKAAKSCFSDIVEATGSIIAREETSVRPERPGLKVTEVLAEAGETTTAGQVLARLALPEGGTLQVTAPVAGVIATSTAQIGAPASAKGEALFTIVARSEYDLVGLVATNDVRKLAVNQPVTVRIAGAGDIDGKVRRIGPTVEPNIQQGMVYIGISSQKRLLLNASGRALIKTGQSCNVAVPLTAVQYSSAGTVVQVIRRNRVETKRVEIGLMSGGNIEVRDGLNEGDIVVARAGALLREGDPVRPVMAAEAAK
- a CDS encoding beta-propeller fold lactonase family protein, whose translation is MATTLFTALVTSVALVSGVRAGMAETFAYVGNADSNDISVFKIADNGEMTPVQTAAFTGVDKPGASTPLAITPDHRVLIAGVRSQPFQAVSFAIDPKTGQLSPIGNGPLADSMANIAVDRGGKVLFSASYGGNKVALNPLSPNGVVAEPKQVIPTGLNAHAFLPSPDNRFVFATNLGSDQVLSFAFDAAAGTLTPSDPPAIKTPEKSGPRHFVFHPNGKFVYLIHELNGDVAAYSYEARSGAWGEIQRTTALPEGFTGKPWAADIHITPDGRFLYASERTTNTLTAYKVDATSGKLTTIGSVPTEKQPRGFNIDPTGRYLAAVGELSDGMTVYAIDQTSGALAKLKSYATGKKPNWVEFLTLK